The genome window TGCTGGCGAGCGTGCTGTTCAAACGTTTGACGCTCCCGTTGTGCGCTCGTAAGTTGCTTTAGAAGTGCCTGAGCTTCCTGCCGTGCCCGATCGATCTCTGCATGTGCCCTATCTTCAATTGCGCGCACATGGTCGGCCTGACGATTGCGCTCGATGGTGATCACCGCCTCACGCTCGCTGTAGCGGCCCTGCAGCGCACCAAGCTCTTGTTCCATCTGGGTGCAGCGATCACGCAAGTCTTCGCGTTGCGTGGTTAGGTCGGCAATTTGAGTAAGCTGTTGATCGCACAAGCGCTGGAGATCGGCCAGCCGCTGTTCGGCGACAACCAGCGACTCCCGAGCTTGGTTGGCAGCAACGGAATGCTGATGAATCTGCGCTTGCCAAGCGGCCTCCCGATTGCCAAAGTCATCTTGTAGTGCGACGAGGTCGGCACACTGTTGAGCCAGGTTGGCGTCAGCGTGGCGCTGTGCGGCTGCCAGCGCATGCTCCCACCACTGTGAGGCCAAGGTCGCCAGCTCCGCAGGGGCATTGGGTAGCTCAAGTTTGACCTGCTGCGCGGTCAGCCGCTCACCCAATCTTCCCCACCAGGTTTCCAGCCAGCGCACCACGGTGTTCGGAGATCCGGTGCCCAGGTGGGCACGGATGCGCTCCACCGTCGGGCGTTCGCCGGTGGCGACAAGTGCGTCGGCCGCGCCGTGCACGTCCGATTCGGTGATGCCTCTGGCCATTCAAATGCCTCCTGGATTGGTGCCCTACCCTGCGATTGACGTACTCACGATAAGTGATGATTATCGTGGCTACGTCTACTTATTCGTAGCGCACATTACATACTATGAATGCTAATTCCACTAGTGCCGCCCTCGTCCAGACCGTCCACCAGCTGGTACTGCCCGAACAGCT of Xanthomonas sacchari contains these proteins:
- a CDS encoding DNA-binding protein; the protein is MARGITESDVHGAADALVATGERPTVERIRAHLGTGSPNTVVRWLETWWGRLGERLTAQQVKLELPNAPAELATLASQWWEHALAAAQRHADANLAQQCADLVALQDDFGNREAAWQAQIHQHSVAANQARESLVVAEQRLADLQRLCDQQLTQIADLTTQREDLRDRCTQMEQELGALQGRYSEREAVITIERNRQADHVRAIEDRAHAEIDRARQEAQALLKQLTSAQRERQTFEQHARQQEDSTRQALAEALREAAVERTRADTLAAELQRTVSARQTSRQKSAAPAVRKPRRAAR